A region of Gemmatimonadaceae bacterium DNA encodes the following proteins:
- a CDS encoding TonB-dependent receptor produces MTRPGALAAARALAGRLLVAWVATATTLGAQERQVVSTDSLPRAAAHSGILSRVISVRVSDATVEQALRLVAAAGSARLAYSSDILPGHVRVSFERERVAMGEAFHEVLRETDLDVVVSPSGYVIVVRAPIQRSPAASGLDSVTILRPPLRTSRAQVMDRILVMGTPAAGASERSLASAVSVRTQGQLTQLGLTSMSQVFRTGIPGIVAWDLGIAGPLAQIGSVRGSSSFTSNYLKTYVDGVELASPYLLFAIDPFSIDRVEVIRGPQGSAMYGSDAISGVVQVVTRKGTPSAQWRPQVDAVASLGRQESRFTANPSATQRHSAMGFTGGGTTSFGFGGTYEDLGPVVTGGSSGTRGAYGGARTMLGALRLDATARYADIRFTAPDNPLLRNVVNTSTAEVRPLLRQQRIENETYGVTADFQPREWWRQTLVVGIDRHSGSIPAQREPATVADALLGATQEAASKASLRYSMAARVIASPHGSATLTLGAERADLDRERLGNRSDLVGNGPGLTSLYRERVRNTGVFGQLKVDVANTLFLSAGLRGERNSNFGQNVSTAYSPMVGLALTRDVGEATVKVRTAYGKGIRPPAPSMRRAIRTLGFRQQANPELEPEVQSGTEGGIEIYAGDRLNLSLTLYAQDADGLIQQVVPNPLERARTIQYQNVGRIHNSGVEIEGSARAGMVRGDVVYSFTNSRVRRLSPTYTGDLAVGDRVPEVPRASGLASLTLERGRGRATLGASYVGSWMGYDWLDYYAGELGTAQSKPLLRNYWVEYPSLTKPFAGLAWTFGRSAEWYVRVDNLSNVQRNERDDVQVTAGRTAIMGFRIAR; encoded by the coding sequence ATGACGCGCCCTGGCGCGCTCGCCGCGGCGCGCGCGCTGGCGGGCCGGCTGCTCGTGGCGTGGGTCGCCACGGCGACGACGCTGGGAGCCCAGGAACGCCAGGTCGTTTCCACCGATAGCCTGCCGCGCGCCGCCGCGCACAGCGGCATCCTCTCGCGCGTGATCAGCGTGCGCGTGAGCGACGCCACGGTCGAACAGGCCCTCCGGTTGGTTGCCGCCGCGGGCTCGGCGCGCCTTGCCTACTCCAGTGACATCCTGCCGGGGCACGTGCGTGTGAGTTTCGAGCGCGAACGCGTCGCCATGGGCGAAGCCTTCCACGAGGTGCTCCGCGAGACGGACCTCGATGTGGTGGTGAGTCCCTCGGGGTACGTGATCGTGGTGCGCGCACCCATCCAGCGCTCGCCCGCCGCGTCAGGGCTCGACAGTGTCACCATCCTTCGGCCCCCGCTGCGCACGAGCCGCGCACAGGTGATGGATCGGATCCTCGTCATGGGGACACCGGCGGCTGGCGCCTCCGAGCGTTCGCTCGCCAGTGCCGTGAGCGTGCGCACCCAGGGTCAGCTCACGCAGCTCGGCCTCACGAGCATGAGCCAGGTCTTTCGCACGGGCATTCCGGGCATCGTCGCGTGGGATCTCGGGATCGCGGGCCCGCTGGCGCAGATCGGATCGGTGCGCGGATCGAGTTCCTTCACCTCGAACTATCTCAAGACGTACGTCGACGGAGTGGAGCTCGCGAGTCCGTACCTGTTGTTCGCCATCGATCCGTTCAGCATCGACCGTGTAGAGGTGATTCGCGGGCCGCAGGGCTCGGCCATGTATGGCTCCGATGCGATCAGCGGCGTGGTGCAGGTCGTCACGCGCAAGGGCACGCCGTCCGCCCAGTGGCGCCCACAGGTCGACGCGGTCGCGTCGCTCGGACGCCAGGAGAGCCGTTTCACAGCCAACCCGTCGGCGACGCAGCGGCACTCGGCGATGGGGTTCACGGGTGGCGGCACCACGTCATTTGGGTTTGGGGGCACGTACGAAGACCTGGGCCCCGTAGTGACCGGTGGCTCGTCGGGCACGCGCGGCGCATACGGGGGCGCGCGCACGATGCTGGGTGCGCTTCGGCTCGACGCTACCGCGCGCTACGCCGACATCCGCTTCACCGCGCCGGACAACCCGCTGCTGCGCAACGTCGTCAACACGTCGACCGCCGAAGTGCGGCCGCTGCTCCGGCAGCAGCGCATCGAGAATGAGACGTACGGCGTCACGGCCGATTTCCAGCCGCGGGAATGGTGGCGGCAGACGTTGGTGGTGGGGATCGACCGCCACTCGGGATCGATTCCCGCGCAGCGCGAACCCGCGACCGTCGCCGACGCGTTGCTCGGCGCCACGCAGGAGGCCGCGAGCAAGGCGTCGCTGCGCTACAGCATGGCCGCCCGTGTGATCGCATCGCCGCACGGCTCAGCCACACTCACACTGGGCGCCGAGCGCGCGGACCTCGACCGCGAGCGGCTGGGGAATCGATCCGACCTGGTGGGCAACGGTCCGGGCCTCACGTCACTCTATCGGGAACGCGTCCGCAACACCGGCGTCTTTGGCCAGCTCAAGGTCGACGTCGCGAACACGCTGTTCCTGAGTGCCGGGTTGCGCGGTGAGCGGAACTCGAACTTCGGCCAGAACGTGAGCACGGCATATTCGCCCATGGTGGGTCTCGCGCTCACTCGCGACGTGGGCGAGGCGACGGTCAAGGTGCGCACGGCATACGGCAAGGGCATTCGCCCCCCAGCTCCGTCGATGCGGCGGGCGATTCGCACGTTGGGCTTCCGCCAGCAGGCCAACCCGGAACTCGAGCCCGAAGTCCAGTCGGGGACCGAAGGCGGCATCGAGATCTACGCCGGTGATCGACTCAACCTCTCGCTCACCCTGTATGCGCAGGACGCCGACGGATTGATCCAGCAGGTTGTACCGAATCCGCTGGAGCGCGCACGCACGATCCAGTACCAGAACGTGGGTCGGATCCACAACAGCGGGGTCGAGATCGAAGGCAGCGCGCGCGCGGGCATGGTGCGTGGCGATGTGGTCTACTCGTTCACCAACAGCCGGGTGCGCCGCCTGTCGCCGACGTACACGGGCGACCTGGCCGTCGGTGATCGGGTTCCCGAGGTGCCGAGGGCGTCCGGGCTCGCGTCTCTCACCCTTGAACGCGGTCGTGGCCGGGCGACGCTGGGCGCGAGCTACGTGGGATCGTGGATGGGCTACGACTGGCTGGACTACTACGCCGGCGAGCTGGGGACGGCGCAGAGCAAGCCGCTGCTGCGGAACTACTGGGTGGAATATCCGTCGCTCACCAAGCCGTTCGCGGGGCTCGCGTGGACGTTCGGGCGGAGCGCGGAGTGGTACGTGCGGGTCGACAACCTGTCGAACGTGCAGCGGAACGAGCGCGACGATGTGCAGGTGACGGCGGGTCGCACGGCGATCATGGGGTTCCGCATCGCGCGCTGA
- a CDS encoding TCR/Tet family MFS transporter codes for MRHRAPALGFILVTLLIDVAGLGIIIPVMPRLITGLTGQPISDAARWGGWMTFAYAAMQFLCAPIMGGLSDRFGRRPVLLASLFGFGIDYLFMAFAPTIWWLFLSRVIAGAMGASFTTAAAYIADVSPPEKRAQNFGMIGAVFGLGFILGPLLGGMLGGLGPRVPFMASAGLTLVNWLFGYFVLPESLKPEHRRAFDWSRANPLGSLMGIKRHPVVVGLVGSLVLVQIAAHAVQSNWSYYTIEKFHWSERTIGASLAVVGLGIGLVQGGLIRVIIPRLGQRRSVYVGLALYSIGFFLYAAATSTWQMFAFTFVYCLGGIAGPAIQGLISGTVPPSEQGELQGALTSIMSLTTIAGPLIMANTFAWFTRPGAPVYFPGAAMTLGGVLALVSAVLARNGLKATTTH; via the coding sequence ATGCGCCACCGTGCCCCCGCTCTCGGCTTCATCCTCGTCACGCTCCTGATCGACGTCGCGGGGCTTGGCATCATCATCCCGGTGATGCCACGGCTGATTACCGGCCTCACCGGCCAGCCGATCAGCGACGCAGCCCGCTGGGGCGGGTGGATGACGTTTGCGTATGCGGCAATGCAGTTCCTGTGCGCACCGATCATGGGCGGGCTGAGTGACCGCTTTGGCCGGCGTCCCGTACTCCTCGCATCGCTGTTCGGGTTTGGCATCGACTACCTGTTCATGGCCTTTGCGCCAACGATCTGGTGGCTGTTCCTGAGCCGGGTGATCGCGGGCGCCATGGGTGCGAGCTTCACCACGGCCGCGGCCTACATTGCCGATGTATCACCACCGGAGAAGCGGGCGCAGAACTTCGGGATGATCGGCGCGGTCTTCGGGCTTGGCTTCATCCTCGGGCCCTTGCTTGGCGGCATGCTGGGCGGACTTGGGCCACGCGTTCCCTTCATGGCGTCCGCCGGCCTGACGCTGGTGAACTGGCTGTTCGGTTACTTCGTGCTGCCAGAGTCGCTCAAGCCCGAGCACCGGCGCGCCTTTGACTGGTCGCGCGCCAACCCGCTGGGTTCGCTCATGGGGATCAAGCGGCATCCCGTGGTCGTGGGCCTGGTGGGATCGCTGGTCCTCGTGCAGATCGCCGCACATGCGGTGCAGAGCAACTGGTCGTATTACACCATCGAGAAGTTTCACTGGAGTGAGCGGACCATTGGCGCGTCGCTGGCCGTGGTTGGGCTCGGGATCGGGCTCGTGCAGGGTGGGCTGATTCGCGTGATCATCCCGAGGCTTGGCCAGCGACGCAGCGTGTACGTCGGCCTCGCGCTCTACTCCATCGGCTTCTTCCTGTATGCGGCGGCGACGTCCACCTGGCAGATGTTTGCCTTCACGTTCGTCTACTGCCTCGGTGGCATCGCGGGCCCGGCGATCCAGGGTCTGATCTCCGGCACGGTGCCACCGAGCGAGCAGGGCGAGTTGCAGGGTGCGCTGACGAGCATCATGAGCCTGACGACGATCGCGGGGCCGCTCATCATGGCCAACACGTTTGCCTGGTTCACGCGGCCGGGCGCCCCCGTGTACTTCCCAGGAGCCGCGATGACGTTAGGCGGCGTGCTGGCGCTGGTCAGCGCGGTGCTGGCCCGCAACGGGCTCAAGGCAACGACGACGCACTAG
- a CDS encoding DUF4097 family beta strand repeat protein produces MRVRSLAVLMLAAAPLAAQQKVDARYAVTRDVYVRINGAYAALRIVGWQKDSLVLTGTLPRGTRVETALGAPADGPRKGAKFYIEPPTEGGASGTLELFVPVGATVWAKAGNARFDVSGITGSLDLNLVGGAIAVNGAPRELNVESMDGSVDITGSPGWLRVKTATGEVTVRGSSSDVGITTVGGGVTLRDGTWERVRIEAVTGDVMFGGTMRHGGNLTIDSHSGTISLQLGATPSIDIDATTIAGTIINSVSARRPTPGREGRGEELTLALGVGDARATLRSFKGNIRLNR; encoded by the coding sequence ATGCGTGTTCGTTCGCTCGCCGTTCTGATGCTCGCTGCCGCGCCCCTGGCCGCGCAGCAGAAAGTGGACGCGCGCTACGCGGTAACGCGCGACGTGTACGTCCGCATCAACGGCGCATACGCGGCGCTCCGGATCGTTGGCTGGCAAAAGGACTCCCTCGTGCTCACCGGAACGCTGCCTCGAGGCACGCGCGTCGAGACCGCACTCGGTGCGCCGGCCGACGGGCCGAGGAAGGGTGCAAAGTTCTACATCGAGCCGCCGACCGAGGGCGGCGCGTCGGGCACGCTCGAGCTGTTCGTGCCCGTCGGCGCGACCGTATGGGCCAAGGCCGGCAACGCGCGTTTCGACGTGAGCGGCATCACGGGCAGCCTGGACCTCAACCTCGTGGGCGGCGCGATCGCCGTGAATGGTGCGCCGCGCGAGCTCAACGTCGAGTCGATGGACGGTTCGGTGGACATCACCGGGTCACCGGGCTGGTTGCGGGTGAAGACCGCAACCGGTGAGGTGACCGTCCGGGGTTCGTCGTCCGACGTGGGCATCACGACCGTTGGCGGGGGCGTCACCCTGCGCGACGGCACGTGGGAACGCGTGCGCATCGAAGCTGTCACCGGCGACGTGATGTTTGGCGGAACGATGCGCCACGGCGGCAACCTCACCATCGACTCGCACAGCGGCACCATCAGCCTGCAACTCGGCGCCACGCCGTCGATCGACATCGATGCGACGACCATCGCCGGGACCATCATCAACAGCGTGTCCGCGCGCCGTCCCACGCCGGGACGGGAAGGGCGGGGGGAAGAGCTGACCCTGGCCCTGGGCGTTGGCGACGCCCGCGCCACGCTGCGTTCCTTCAAGGGGAACATCCGGCTCAATCGTTAG
- a CDS encoding sigma-70 family RNA polymerase sigma factor — MWVARASAGDVAAFQRLYERSASRVFGLCLRMTADAQRARELSHDAFVRAWERLPGFRGESHFDTWMHRLTVNVVLEQARSDRRREARVALADDEGTATTGDVAGAHGPDDVLERIDLERAIAALPPNARAVFVLHDVEGFRHDEIAERMHLAAGTVRAHLHRARQLLMRKLHR, encoded by the coding sequence ATGTGGGTCGCCCGTGCGTCTGCCGGAGACGTGGCCGCGTTCCAGCGGCTCTACGAGCGCAGTGCCTCGCGGGTTTTCGGGCTCTGCCTGCGGATGACGGCCGATGCCCAGCGGGCGCGTGAGCTCTCGCATGACGCGTTCGTGCGGGCGTGGGAGCGGCTGCCCGGCTTTCGTGGAGAGTCGCACTTCGACACCTGGATGCACCGGCTGACCGTCAACGTCGTGCTGGAGCAGGCCAGGAGCGACCGCCGGCGCGAGGCCCGGGTGGCCCTGGCCGACGACGAGGGGACCGCGACCACGGGGGACGTGGCGGGGGCACATGGTCCCGACGACGTGCTCGAGCGCATCGACCTCGAACGCGCGATCGCCGCATTGCCTCCGAACGCGCGCGCCGTCTTCGTGCTTCACGACGTCGAAGGGTTCCGGCACGACGAAATCGCCGAGCGTATGCACCTCGCCGCCGGTACGGTGCGTGCGCATCTGCACCGCGCCCGTCAACTGCTCATGAGGAAGCTGCACCGATGA
- a CDS encoding flippase-like domain-containing protein — protein MPPLRWFLTFLSFATAIGVSVYVIASSWPAAGGAPLGLPWWTHLLLLGAVGFEILCRVLKIVFSARAIGVHTPFGVAARTILGGDFAASITPSRSGAEPARFLVLSEAGTAVANVLLILFLELFLEMISLAVIAVGFGVVWREESGMIRGLLATVALYAIGVLGAGAACYVIARRGANGPPPALVRVLGINAGIWRRVQLALRSLRSSIGSLRTARPGLMATALAFSILHVLARLLALPIIVYTYGERAPLSALVLWPMALLYGAAVAPAPGGGGVVEIAFKAALDGVLPGRLMAASLIWWRVYSFYIYILIGAVAAGRTVMRALRTRDDGTSAATAGSVATPTA, from the coding sequence ATGCCACCACTCCGCTGGTTTCTCACCTTCCTGTCGTTCGCCACGGCGATCGGCGTGTCGGTGTACGTGATCGCGTCGAGCTGGCCGGCAGCGGGGGGAGCGCCGCTCGGGCTGCCCTGGTGGACGCACCTGTTGCTGCTCGGCGCCGTAGGGTTCGAGATCCTGTGTCGAGTGCTCAAGATCGTGTTCAGCGCACGGGCGATCGGCGTACACACACCGTTCGGCGTGGCGGCGCGCACCATCCTCGGTGGTGACTTTGCGGCCTCGATCACGCCCTCGCGCTCGGGCGCCGAACCGGCGCGCTTTCTCGTGCTCAGCGAGGCAGGAACGGCCGTCGCGAACGTCTTGCTGATCCTCTTTCTGGAGCTTTTTCTCGAGATGATTTCGCTCGCGGTCATCGCCGTGGGCTTTGGCGTCGTGTGGCGCGAGGAGTCGGGGATGATCCGCGGACTCCTGGCCACGGTGGCGCTGTATGCGATCGGCGTGCTCGGTGCGGGGGCGGCCTGCTACGTGATTGCGCGGCGTGGGGCCAACGGGCCTCCGCCTGCGCTCGTGCGCGTGCTTGGCATCAACGCCGGCATCTGGCGCCGGGTGCAGCTCGCGCTCCGCAGCCTTCGATCGAGCATCGGCTCGCTCCGCACGGCGCGTCCTGGGCTCATGGCCACGGCCCTGGCGTTTTCGATCCTGCACGTGCTGGCGCGACTGCTGGCGTTGCCGATCATCGTCTACACCTACGGCGAACGCGCACCGCTTTCGGCGCTCGTGTTGTGGCCCATGGCGCTGCTCTACGGGGCGGCGGTCGCACCAGCGCCGGGCGGCGGCGGCGTGGTGGAGATCGCCTTCAAGGCGGCGCTGGACGGCGTCCTGCCCGGACGCCTCATGGCGGCCTCGCTGATCTGGTGGCGCGTCTACTCGTTCTACATCTACATCCTGATCGGCGCGGTCGCGGCCGGCCGCACCGTCATGCGTGCGTTGCGCACCCGCGACGACGGCACCAGCGCCGCGACGGCTGGCTCGGTGGCCACACCCACCGCCTGA
- a CDS encoding TfoX/Sxy family protein, with amino-acid sequence MTWDAGLAERMRDVLPRLAGGAALIREKNVFGGRGFLLGKSAFLIVWGPGVLVKCPSAEYNAALATRGVTPFAPMGGRAMGTWVVVTADEVADDPELLEWTERGLRGVRDVPDKPRKAPRPRGRSR; translated from the coding sequence ATGACCTGGGACGCTGGTCTTGCCGAACGCATGCGCGACGTGCTGCCGCGGCTCGCCGGCGGCGCCGCGTTGATCCGCGAGAAGAATGTCTTTGGAGGCCGCGGGTTCCTGCTCGGCAAGAGCGCGTTCCTCATCGTGTGGGGGCCGGGAGTGCTCGTGAAGTGCCCGTCGGCCGAATACAACGCGGCCCTCGCGACCCGCGGGGTGACGCCGTTTGCGCCTATGGGCGGACGAGCGATGGGCACGTGGGTGGTCGTCACCGCGGACGAGGTCGCAGACGATCCGGAACTGCTCGAGTGGACCGAGCGCGGACTGCGCGGCGTGCGCGACGTACCAGACAAACCACGAAAAGCTCCACGGCCGCGCGGCCGGTCGCGCTGA